From a single Solanum dulcamara chromosome 4, daSolDulc1.2, whole genome shotgun sequence genomic region:
- the LOC129886164 gene encoding histone H2A.1, with protein sequence MDATKTTKGAGGRKGGPRKKSVTKSIKAGLQFPVGRIARFLKKGRYAQRVGSGAPIYLAAVLEYLAAEVLELAGNAARDNKKTRIIPRHVLLAVRNDEELGKLLAGVTIASGGVLPNINPVLLPKKSTASEEKASTPRATKSPKKA encoded by the exons ATGGATGCTACTAAGACAACCAAAGGTGCCGGAGGAAGAAAGGGTGGCCCAAGGAAGAAGTCTGTAACCAAATCAATCAAAGCTGGTCTTCAGTTTCCTGTTGGTCGTATTGCTCGTTTCTTGAAGAAGGGTCGTTATGCCCAGCGTGTAGGATCTGGTGCTCCAATTTATCTAGCTGCTGTTCTTGAATACCTTGCTGCCGAG GTGTTGGAGTTGGCTGGAAATGCGGCAAGAGATAACAAGAAGACCAGAATCATTCCTAGGCATGTGCTTTTGGCAGTGAGGAACGATGAAGAGCTGGGAAAATTGTTGGCTGGTGTTACCATTGCAAGTGGAGGTGTTCTTCCTAACATTAACCCAGTTCTGTTGCCTAAGAAATCTACAGCTTCCGAGGAGAAGGCATCTACACCCAGGGCAACAAAGTCACCAAAGAAGGCATAA